Part of the Kitasatospora cineracea genome is shown below.
AACAGCCGGGACGGCCGAAGCGGCGGAGCGCGGTGCGCCGGTCGGACGGCGGGTGGTGCTCGGGCTGCTGGGGCTCGGGGCGGCCGGGGTCGCGGCCGGGCCCTGGCTGCAGCGCGCCCAGGACGCGGTCACCCGCAGCGACCCGACCGGGCTCACCGGGCTGCTGCCCGGCGGGGGCGGGTTCCGCTACTACTCGGTGACCGCCTCGGTGCCCGACCGCGGGGAGGCCGACTACACCCTCACCGTCGACGGCCTGGTGGACCGCCCGACCACCCTGCGGCTGGCCGACCTGCGGGCCCTCCCGCAACGCCGGATCGTCCACGACGTGCAGTGCGTCACCGGCTGGCGGGTGCCGGCCACCCCGTTCGAGGGCGTCCCGCTGTCCGCGCTGCTGGACGCCGCCGGAGTGCGGGCGGACGCCCGCGCGGTGAGCTTCGGCTGCTTCGACGGCGCCTACACCGAGAGCCTGACGCTGGAACAGGCCCGCCGCGACGACGTCCTGGTCGCCCTGCGGATGCAGGACACCCCGATCGGCCACGCCCACGGCGGACCGGTGCGCCTCTACGTGGCCCCCATGTACTTCTACAAGTCCGCCAAGTGGCTGTCCTCGATCACCGTCACCGACACCGTCCGCCCCGGCTACTGGGAACGGCTCGGCTACGACGTGGACGCCTGGGTCGGCCGATCGAACGGACGCGACGATGCCCCGACCGCCTGACCGCCGGCCCCGCTTCACCCCCGCCCAGCGCCGGGCCCACCGCGCCACCGCCGCGCTGATGCTCGTCTGCCTGGCCACCGCAGCCTGCCTCTACCTGCCGCCGCTGTCCCAACTCGTCGGCCGCCGCAGGCTGCTGGCCACGGTGCACGAGTGGAGCGGCCTGCTGCTGCCCGTCCCGCTCCTGCTGGCCCTCGCCACCCGGGCGATGCGCCGCGACGCCACCCGGCTCGGCCGGTTCACCGCCGCCGACCGCTACTGGCTGCGCGCGCTCCGCCGCCGCTCCCCGCACCGGCCGGCCGGGAAGTTCAACGCCGGGCAGAAGCTGTACGCGCAGTGGACGCTCGGCACGATCCTGGTGATGCTCGGCACCGGCCTGCTGATGTGGTTCACCCACCTGGCGCCCGCGGTCTGGCGGACCGGCGCGACCTTCGTCCACGACTGGTTCGCGCTCGCCGTCGCCGTCGTGGTGGCCGGCCACCTCCGGATGGCCGCCCGCGACCCCGAGGCCCGGCGCGGCATGCGCACCGGCAGCGTCGAACGGGACTGGGCCGCGCGCGAGCACCCGCAGTGGGCGGAACCGGACTGACGTCCCGTCAGGGGCGGGTCAGGGCCAGGAAGGACCGGCCGTGCGAGTGCCACTGTTCCCGGTGGGCCAGTCCGGCGGTGCGGGCGTGGCGCAGGGCGGCCGCCGGGCCGCAGCGGGCCCAGGGGAACGGGGGGCCGGCGCCGTCCGGGCCCTCCACCCGGACGTCCGCCACCTCGTCGACCTCTTCCGGTGCGGTCTCCACCAGCAGCAGGCCGCCCGGCGCGAGCAGCCCGGCGGAGCGGGCCAGCAGGGCCGCGGGGTCACCGCCGATGCCCAGGTTGCCGTCGGCGAGGAGCACCGCGCCCCAGCGGCCCTCGGCGGGCAGCCGGTCGAACACCGAGCGGTGCAGGGCGAGGCCGCCCAGGCCGGTGGTGCGGTCCACCGAGGCCGCGCAGACGTCCACTCCCAGCGCGGGCACCCCCGTCGCCAGCAGCTCCGCCACCAGCCGGCCCGGACCGCACCCCAGGTCCAGCACCGGCGCGGACAGCCCCCGGCAGCGGGCCAGCAGCCCGAGGTCCGCCCCGGCGGCCGGCGCGCACCAGCGCTCCACCTCCAGCGGCAGCCGCGAACCGTCCGCCCGGCGCAGCCACAGCGGGCCCCGCCCGGCCCGCACCGCCCGCCCGAACGGGTCGTCGACCCAGGGCACGGCGGCGTCGGCAGCGTCGGCGGTGTCGGCGCGGAGGGCGGCGGGGAGGCTCACCGGGCCGCCCCGGGCGCGGCCGCGAACTCCCGCAGCCGGGCGGCGAACCGCGTGCCGGGTGCCAGGGCAGCGGCGCGGGCGGCGTCCTCGGGGTGGTCGACGTCCAGCAGCGTCGGCAGCTCGCGGACGGTCAGGCCGTCCGCCGCCAGCCGGTCCAGGACGTGGCGCCCGGTGTCGGCGGTGGACATCGGGACGCCGTGCAGCAGCCGCTCGGCGAGGCGGGCGTCCGGGCGGGCCAGGCCGAGGGCCCAGAAGCCGCCGTCCTCGGCCGGGCCGAACCAGGCGTCGGCGCCGGGGCGTTCGGCGGCGGCGAGCGGCGCGGCCAGGGCGGCCGGGTCGAGCTGCGGGGTGTCCATGCCGACCAGCAGCGCGGGGGCGTGCGGGGCGAGCCGGGCGGCGTGGGCGAAGGCGGCGGCGAGTCGGCGGTC
Proteins encoded:
- a CDS encoding class I SAM-dependent methyltransferase — encoded protein: MSLPAALRADTADAADAAVPWVDDPFGRAVRAGRGPLWLRRADGSRLPLEVERWCAPAAGADLGLLARCRGLSAPVLDLGCGPGRLVAELLATGVPALGVDVCAASVDRTTGLGGLALHRSVFDRLPAEGRWGAVLLADGNLGIGGDPAALLARSAGLLAPGGLLLVETAPEEVDEVADVRVEGPDGAGPPFPWARCGPAAALRHARTAGLAHREQWHSHGRSFLALTRP
- a CDS encoding TIGR04282 family arsenosugar biosynthesis glycosyltransferase, giving the protein MRAVLAAPPPTLLVLAKSPVPGRVKTRLTPAFTPEQAADLAEAALADTLAALALVPAGRRLLVLDGEPGRWLPPGWEVLPQDGGGLDRRLAAAFAHAARLAPHAPALLVGMDTPQLDPAALAAPLAAAERPGADAWFGPAEDGGFWALGLARPDARLAERLLHGVPMSTADTGRHVLDRLAADGLTVRELPTLLDVDHPEDAARAAALAPGTRFAARLREFAAAPGAAR
- a CDS encoding cytochrome b/b6 domain-containing protein yields the protein MPRPPDRRPRFTPAQRRAHRATAALMLVCLATAACLYLPPLSQLVGRRRLLATVHEWSGLLLPVPLLLALATRAMRRDATRLGRFTAADRYWLRALRRRSPHRPAGKFNAGQKLYAQWTLGTILVMLGTGLLMWFTHLAPAVWRTGATFVHDWFALAVAVVVAGHLRMAARDPEARRGMRTGSVERDWAAREHPQWAEPD
- a CDS encoding molybdopterin-dependent oxidoreductase, whose protein sequence is MDEDDGTAGTAGTAGTAGTAGTAGTAGTAEAAERGAPVGRRVVLGLLGLGAAGVAAGPWLQRAQDAVTRSDPTGLTGLLPGGGGFRYYSVTASVPDRGEADYTLTVDGLVDRPTTLRLADLRALPQRRIVHDVQCVTGWRVPATPFEGVPLSALLDAAGVRADARAVSFGCFDGAYTESLTLEQARRDDVLVALRMQDTPIGHAHGGPVRLYVAPMYFYKSAKWLSSITVTDTVRPGYWERLGYDVDAWVGRSNGRDDAPTA